In Pangasianodon hypophthalmus isolate fPanHyp1 chromosome 5, fPanHyp1.pri, whole genome shotgun sequence, the DNA window gtgtgtgtgagacagtgacaTTAATGGAATACACCAGTGTTTTTTTATCCTAATCTCATTCACTGTATAGGTACAGGCAAGAATTTCCACGCATTTACTTGTATTTAAGAGCAGAAAACCTTTTCAATCCAAATTCACATAGAATGGCAGCCTAAACACAGCCATTGCATTTCATCAGTAAATGGGTAAAATAGGATGGCTTGGTGACACAGCTGATAGCGTTGCCATTCCAGGATCCCCGGCTTGATCCTGAGCccaggttactctctgtgtggagtttcacatgttcactcCGTGTCCGTGTGCGTCTCCAgtctcctccctcctcccaaaACCATGGTAGTGGGTGGATTGTTTATGTTAAATTGGTGTATGTGCGGTGTGTATTCCAGCCTCGCATCCAGGGTAAtctgataaataaaagcagttaCGGGACATAAGTGAGTGTTTAAGACACATAACTGCATAATGCAGGTTCAAAATTACAACTGTTACATTCCAAATGTCTTAGGATGAGACAGACATGAAGTAATGTCTCACCAAAACTGTTGTCATGGAGTTTTATTCATCATtcaagttatttattttccctaAAGTTATATCCATGCATGATCGGGTGGAAACTGAGgcgtgtctgtgtttttttttttgtatattgtatGCATTTAGAGTATATTTAAATGCCTCTGACTGAAGAATTGGTGAACACATTCAACAAAGATATGTGTTTcaaataaatgcttaataacaccccaacaactgcccttaccctgccattattaattattattaatgagaaAACACATTTTGACACATTGGAATTCTTGACACAATTACACATTAGCTACAGATGTAGTATACAGAGAGAGGTTGAAAAACCCTTGATTATtcttttaattacttttataaCAGAGAAATCCCTCAACATAAGAGCAGTGCTCTAGTGCTGGAGAGGATGAACGACTCTGAGGTCGAAGCATACTGGAAGAACATAGCTAGCGTCATCCCTGAGTCCAAACTTAAAGTCTGGAGGGCGCTTGAAGCAGGTCTCAAGAAGTACCAGTGAGTATGAGAATGTGTGTCAAAAATAAGGCttgcatcacatcacatcaaatATCCGCACATAATAAATAATCCGTTATGCATATCGGGTTCACAGTGAAATCCTACTAAATCAAAAAATCACTCCTCCAGactctttttatattttttttaaaattttgacatcatcacatcacatgttctttttcttcttaacaGCCATTTGTTGTGTATCATGTTATCATGTTCTTTCTCAGTACTGAGCTGACTAAGAGATCCAAGCTTCTGACTGAAACACAGCAACTCAAACAACAAAACTCAGAGCTCCGCATGCTCTTGCACAAATATCAAAActcaaaggtgtgtgtgtgtgtgtgggtgtgtgcatgtatatgcAAGTGTAAGATATATTTCATGGATTGTTCTCCTCCAATATCTAATCATCTCACATTGTGTCTTCTGATAGGTCAATGCTGAACTGATGATCCCGCCCACCCAGATGATGCAGTGATGATGCAGTGATGAGCTTGCCGCTCCATCGTCAGATCAAATTAACTCTTTacattacaaatacattatgattatatacagtattacaaTAAGTTTAGATAAATACTTATGTTAGCTTAAATTTTAACATTGTATTGTCATCGGAAACAATGGCAgactataataaaatatattactgaGTGAgcaacatttattaatttatggatttttatttacatatggctgcatttatttagtaattacGAACAGTTATTTTTTACTTGTACATTGTGCAGCAAATCAGTAGCACCTACCGTCAATAAACCAATgccaaaatacagaaataaataaataagaaaataaatactgaGAGTAAGAATTAAAGAAAATCAGTAATCTCGTACTTTGAGGTCATTTGAATCTGTCCTTCCTGTAGTTCCTAAATCTACTGTTCCTTGTGGCAGGTCGTTTGGTGTCATGGCTCCCAAGACATAGAGTTCTTACCCCCAGAATCTGTTTGACATCCTTCACTGTTCAATTCTCAACTAAAAACCATGTCTACTCCCAGTGTTATTCCTACATCCTACATGTCTGACCTCGTTCTCTTTTCAGTGTTGTATCATATGCTATGGTGATAGTATTGTTGTATTACTATCATCCAGccatttaatattttccatGTTATATGTTTACAGATCCCTACAGTAAAGAAGCCTTAGGTGTTATCGTCATTTAAAGCTATTAATCCACAATAGCATAAGATGTTTATGACTATAAACATTTTGATGGAATAACTGACATGACGTGTATTGAATTTTCTGGACTAGAACTGCATTTTGGgatgaataatgaaaatgttgTACTGATCTACACATGCATGCAGCAGAGGGAGACATTTCCTCTCatgttcattaattcatttgtcttcagtaaccactttatcctggtcaggtttttCCCATCTTCAGTctatccagtttcagtgagcctgtgcccactgaagCTTCAGAGTCCTGTTCTTGTTCAGAACCCAGTGTAGttctctgctgttgtagcccacctGCCTGAAGGTTCAGCACATTGAgctttgagatgcttttctgctcaccacagttgtaaagagtggtctTTGAAATTACCGTAGCCATcctatcagctcaaaccagtcttgccattctcctctgacctctcttcaACTAGGTGTTTCCACCTGCGGaatcactggatgttttttcaccattctgtgtaaacactacaGATGGTCAagtgtaaaaatcccaggagatcagtagtttctaaAGTACTTAAACCAGCcattctggcaccaacaaagttattgagatcacatttatttctcaattctgatgtttgatgcaaaccttaactgaagctcttggcctgtgtCGGCATAatattatgcattgcactgctgccacatgatttgctgattggttaattgcaagaatgagcaggtgtacctaataaagtggccccTTTATTGTGTGTCTCCAACATCAAAGATGTTACCATTACATATAAAGCTAATGGACTGTAACATATATTATCATTACATTCTGACATACTATGAGGTTAAAACATGAGGTGTCAAAATTTCttgaagcatttaaaaacactgaGAGTGTACTATAAATCTAGCTAATAGACACAATGTGGCTATAGATTAGGATTTTTTAAGATATATTACTGGTACATTTCATCATTAATCCATTTCAGATTTTCACAACAAATTTGACTGCAATCTTAAGGAGTACGAGAGGATGTGGATTCATGTTTACATCTACTTTATTGCTGCAAATAACTGAAATGCAGcattaacaggaaaaaaaaaccttgacacCAGACTAAATGTTACAGATTATTTATTACCAACACAAGAGGACACAATATTTCAGTCACTTGTAAGTGGGACAGGAGCTCCACCCCTTTCATCTACATTTGACTGGTTCTGGTCAGTCCACAGGACTTAAGTCTCCCTGATCAGCTTGGTGAGCTTCTGGATCTTTGACTTGGTGGACATGTCCACATATTTATCACCAATACTGACGATCATACCACCGAGAATGGAAGGATCACACTGAAACAGAAAGGTTTTCTTATTAGACACTTTTAAGACAAAGTTGCATCCAGCTAAAACACTGCTAAACAGAAACATCAGTGGAAATCATGCTGACAAAACATCAAAAAGCACTCAAAGCTGAATTTCTCTGGTCAACAGCACACTTAAATCAACTGGGTTTTTCCCCCCTACCACAGATTCATAGTTTTCATGCTTCTACATATGACACACTCCAACTGGCTGTAGTTTGACCACCCAAAGCCAAAAGACTCAGGAACATCTCAATAGCCTTTTTTGTACATTGCTAACAAATTGGTAgacaaaaaacatcaacatttttctataaatttGTAGGATTActgaaaaaaagttaaatattgtAGAGGAAACCTGCTTTCATTTTGGACGACACATACTGCGCCAATGATATGTTCTCACACACAGCGACTCGCAGCGACAAAGCGACTGGAGACCATTAATTTTCAATGAGAGCTGGTGACTTCTGGCAACTTCAGTGACAGAGACCGTTGGTGACTAGGTGTGGGCGTGTCCAGAGACACGACAAAGTTGAGAAAAGTTGATAAATGAAGGTGTAATCATAATACCTTTacttgctaatgttaatgttaagatTCCATTCAACAAACAACTCAAGCTTTACTAGCACCCAAATTCATAATGTTAGTCATGTCGTTACGGTGTATGTGCTAAAACAGACATGTAAGTGCTGTCTGTTTTGCATCGAAGTGCAGGTTAAACATTTGACCTATGTAATGTTTAACACTAAGCATTGTTGTGTTTGATAAGTGGGCAGCGGTGCCTACAGGAACAGACCTgcacctaataataataataataatattaataatattaataatattaataataataataataataataagcttcaCACAAACATATAGTTCTCaagaaaaatgggaaaattatcatttttcatctttttgaTACATTTTAATAGAGTAATAACACCAAATCTATTGTTGATGTATAATATCACATCAGATGATATATACATGTATTTGCTTACTTATTGTTTGCGACTTTAAACTGGTAATagatgaaaaaatatttcattgagTTTAGGCCCTAGTAGAAGTGGATTATTTGGAGGGGAAGGACTGGTTCTTTCCCTCTAGAATTTCTAAAATATCCTGTGAATGTTTTTAGAACATCCCTGTGTTTTGACTTGCTTTTGCTTAGAAACAAGATGAActgttctccacacacacacacacacacacacacacacacacacacacacacacacacacacacaaaaagttaACATTGCTACAACACCCACCTTGGTCTCAAGCTTGATGGTCTCTCCCTTTGCCAAGAACCCGTTCAGCGCTACTTTCAGCTCGGCGAGGTTAGCCTCATCCAGGGGCTGAAttcccaaaacagaacaaaaaaggaGAAACTATCACAAATAGAGACAAGTGATCAAACCAAATGCATGCTGgaacaacagaaaaacaggaagtctGACCTGAGCGGTGGTGACTGAGCAGGTGACCTCCCCTCTGTGAGCGCTCATCATTTTGCCAAAAGCGGTAATGACATCAGAGGTCAGGGACAGACGGCCATTATCAGCCAGCACATCTATGGTGGAGAAATTACAAGAATTCATGTGGAAACATGAAGCAAGGATGCTCATAGACACTCAAAGAAAACATTCAATGTAATGTTACTGTTGCAAAGCTTTCTACTTatcccagcaaattcagagACTTGTATAAATGAATGACTTTCGCTGTAACTGCATTTTGCTTTTCAAGGTCATAGAGCTAATAATAGTTCTGACAAAAGGCACATACTGGAGATGTTACACGGAGAAAATGAACAGAAGTAttacattcacagcatgaaCGTTCTAATGGTAATGGAGTACACAAGTGAAAATCAGTGGATGAACAAACCTTCAATGATGATCAATAACCCGACAATGCATGCTTATAATAATCAGACAGGCAGTACAGATATTAGATTGGTATATTTACTAAagcagtgaaggaaaaaaagacagaagtgAATTCTCCATATGAGATCAGCACCCAGTGTACAATGAAAAGTGAGAATTTCAGActatatttactatttactaaTATTTACTAGTCAAGCAGCTTGTGAATTGTAATGatttgtgatttaaaaagtAGGAAAGCTACCACCTCTCTactgcaatatatatatttaaaagactAGCTCTGCTATTTTCTCACAGGCTTGTGTAGACCTGAAGTTTTCCCGCCATCAGATTACTTGAGAACGTGTAAGCGCAAATGAAAAAACTACCCGCATGTAAACAATTCCTCTGCATGGACACTTAAAGTCCGTGTTCCTGGGTGTGCAGAGAGACAAATACTCACTGATGAGGTTGACTGTGATTGGAGAGAGCTTGGCCTTGTTCAAAGCATCACTGACAGTCTTCTGTTTAATGCTGCGCTTGATGTGGGGATTCAAAACAATGCTGGACAACTTAGGATCCTTAATCAGGCtctggaaaaagaaataaaacagcatgagTACAGAGTACATAGAAAAACGTGTTTATATTTGGAGATGGAGTCTGAGCTTGCCCCAAACCAAGACACTTGGTTAAAGAGTTGGAGAGAGATCCACTCACAGCCACACGGCCCAGCTCTTGCTCCACCTTTTCCAGACTCTTCTGCTTGCTGGCTGCAGAATACAGAGCTGTGGCATAACGGCCCTCCACTCCATACACCTGGATGGGGGGCTGGGGACACAGAGATAGAGTTTAGCTTCTTGACAAAATACTACTCAGTGTAGGGTTGAGCATAGTAAATATATCCAACACCAAGAAAATGACAGTAGGTTTGTAATACTCTAAGCATTTAAATGCCAAATTTAATCTTTTGGGTTAGAAGATTAAACATGGGGCTTGACACAATGAATGATCTTACTGCTTATAACTAAAGAGTTGCAGGTTTTTCTGTAGAACTAGCGCAGCtgattgatttttcttttcgCATGCACCCAAGTACCAGCACATAAATACTACTAAATGCAATCTTGGGTACAAAGTCTcgttttgatattttaatttactgaaCTAAACTGCCAAAAGAATGAGTGTACAAAACAGCCAAGAATGGCTACACAATGTGGCAGTAAGTATTTATTCACTCTGGATTTAAAAGCCCTGGGGCAATGAGTAGGGGAATGTGTTACAGTAAGGTTTCATCATTATATCAGTACACTATGTAACTACAtcagttaacattaacaaacaccTTTAACATaattatgttaaaaattaatcgacaccttTATTTTATCAATGAGTACAATAAATTCACAGAGGTTAAGTACTAATGTGGTGGCTCAACAGTTAAGACTCTGGGTTACTAATCAGAAGGGCTGGGGTTCAGGGCTGGAGTTCAGggcagcaccaccaagctgccactgttgggcccttgagcaaggcccttaaccctctctgctccagtggtgccgtatcatggctgaccctgtgctctgaccccagtttcctaacaagctgggatatgtgaagaaaagaatttcactgtgctgtaatgtgtatgtgaatataaagCCTTCTTGCTAAATTCCTTAATATgtttataatcattaataacCATACAAAATTCAGAAATGTGGCTGAATTATGCGTTGCAAAATTTAGTCAGATACTGGAGGTCAACTGATTCTAGCACAGTTGAATTTCTCGAATCGGACTGACAtaatgaagctttctgttagaAAGATTTCTAACAATCAGTATGTTTTCTGCCACAATAACATCTTGTGCAGATCCTGGTTTCTCGATAATATgacaatctgtgttttttttggctggttaatatcaagaaagaaaaaaaaaaaaaaaaaaaaaaagtgtcttgtGAGggaaaattgtaatcgttggcaaattgctgtggtataatagcaATAAggcacttcagggtggtaagtgaatcacaccacaccatcatggattattttctgataacagcatgccctgtacTGTTTTATGTCTTACTTATTATTGAGCTGTCTTTTAATTTATGTGGACTTTAGTTTCTTATGGAATAACTATTAGCCAATGCATGTTGTGATTAACATTTAAACCGACATCAATGAAAGGTTACGTAAAcatgtaaatttacataaaatgttaGTTAAGAAAACCTTAGTGTAATTACCTTAATCAGCTTTGCTGCCGGTCGGACCACCGACGTGCTCAACTGACGCacctagagagagaaagaagtgaaATATGTTTGATTATCAGAGTAATACTAGTGgcattattaataacattactaacaataaatgtactgtcctaaaaataataataataataaacctggagagacaaagaaaatatagtgtcttaataataataataataataattataataataacacctgggTTGGATTATCAGGGTAATACTAGTggctttattaactttattaacaaTAAACGTAGTGTacttataataacaataagacagacctggagagagaaagaagtgaaATATGTTGGATTATTAGGTTTATACTAGTGGCTTTATTATTAACCTTACTTACAGTAAATGTGTCCTTACAGGTTAAACCTACTCTCTTCATAACCTTCAGTGCTGAAGTGCTTGGCGGTTGGTCACACTGTCACCACAGCGCCTTATGGCTAACTGTCTCAACACACAGCCTAGCTAATCCTGGCTGTAAATACAGAAAACTAGCGCTCCGAGTCAATCATCATTCAACTCAGTTCGTTACTGGAAAGAAAACCCAGTATGTTCGTATATAATTAGAtaatttacaggaaaaaaactagctagcaaaaCTGCTGCTCTGCCGCTAACATCAAGCTGCTGTACACTGACTAGCCGGCCTGTATGTGTGCTCTTAACTTACACTTATATTCAATAATACATGACtatttatatgctttttttaCTGAGACAAAATGTCAAACGTGTGTGCTGGTGTTGCCttgcttatttaaataaaatatatacaaaagtTTTCAGAATGTCATACCTGCAGCCCCAGTCCAAGCGCTGCCATTTTCTCCTGCGACTGTGTAGGTCAAAGAAGCTGCGCATGCGCGAAACGCTCTCGCAATATACGAAAGCGCTGAGGCTgcagcagtgcattatgggtagaGTAGTTATTAATATGGTCGGTGTGGAAAATTACAGTCGGACAGCTCGAGGACGAATCGGATTATGAAGCTGGAGCTAGACACACTAGTCCACTCCAAGAATGATGAATTGTTTATCTACTGCTACAAAGTCACATGTCACAACCACGTAAAgcagttttattaaatataaaataacaatgaGGTAAATTGCTGAATATATACTGCAGACTACCCTTACATAAAGATCCTGCaggaaattatatattattgtgaAGGGATTGTGAAGGTGCAGGAACTGTGCAGGTGTTACAAAACCCCACTGGTGTACCTGCAGGATTCTAACAGGAGTGTAACTATTCCTTCAGGTGTCCTGCAGGTCATAAACCTGCaggattttacatttatggctttTGGTagacgcctttatccagagcaacttacaatgatctaatttttatacaactgagcagttgagggttaagggccttgttcaagggcccagcagtggcagctcggcagtgctggaatttgaactctcaaccttctgatcagaagtccaacatcttaaccactgagctaccacttcctgATATTCTACAATTTTTATATTCTTGCATGATATAATAAGGATTTTGTTGTTATTACAAGACATGAACCCAGTGGCCCCTGATTACATCAGTTCTACAACATAGTAAACCCTAGACTTGAAATTCTTGCAGGTTATGTTGGTTGTATGTCATAAATTTGAGTAAATTACTGCTAAATACAAAAGATTTACACAAGgttttccagagaaacaggatgttttgtTTCAGACAAAGATCCTTCATCAACTGTGCAAGGTGACATTCGTCTGAAacgtcctgtttctctggaaactttgtgtacatCTTtacttgcacagctgatgaaggacagTTGTCTGAAATGTCCTgtttcagccaatcatgtagcagcattGCAACGCATATCATatgaaaatcatgcagatacaggtcaagagcttcatttaatgttcacatcaatcatcagaaagcaaaaaaaaaaaaaaaagtgatttcagtgactttgactatgTCATGGTTGTGGGTGTCAGAtcagctggtttgagtatttcagaaactgctccggtcctgggattttcacacacaaatatatttaaagtttataGAGAATggggtgaaaaacaaaaaaacattaagtgagcagcagttctttgAGTGAAAGTGCCTTGTTGATAagggaggtcagaggaaaagggccagactggttcaagttAACAGGCAGGCTATGGTAACTAAAGTAACTGCTCTTtgtaaccatggtgagcagaaaagcatatcagaatgCACGACATGCtgaatcttgaggtggatgggctaacATGAAATACTTATTACATTAATCTTAAAGCAATGAAGCTATGAAACCCAGCTGACAGACACATTTTGTTTCACTCTTTTCAAGATCCAAGATGAAAGATTAGagatttattgtcattgtgttgACGAAAGAAATTACAATAGCCTACAGCTCTAAAACAGTGTCACCTTAACATATGTAAGACAAgaaaattgattatttatttttaaaaaaagaaatagggATAAAATCACAATAAATATCCATTCTTTAACACATAACTAACACACCTTGACGTACACACAGTCCCAGTGCAAGACAGTTTTAGCACATATTGTGTTGTGTTCATAGTATTGCATACTTGTTattgaacacacactgcatataaTGTATACCCATTTGGTTGTGATAGTGCATAATGACTGTATCAGTAGACCACAGGAGTTACTGTATCAGTAGACCATCAGGTTTCTTATTTCCTGTTTCCACATCTTGAAGAAATTCAAATGCAACGTTATTTTGATGAGCACAGGCTGAGacttacattttaaacacttcGAAGATATTTTGGTTTAACTTGCTGATTTGGTGGGGGAAAGGCAATAAGTGTGTTAGATCTGAAATATGTGGTCCTGATATAGTTGTTCTCTTAATTGCTACATTTACAGTTTTGGATAGTTagatcacaaacacacactgtgaaagCAAAGCACAAGGACAGAGACATGGAGCTAGAGAGGCTCTTTATCTGTATCCCTCTTGTTttacagcacacacatgcaaaagcCTGATGTCACAGTAAGCCATTGTATAGAGTGCTTAGCACAAAAATCAGGGTTGCAAAACACTCTGTTTCAAATACAAAAACTTTCTGTCGTGTGGGATGTCCAGAGTACAGATAAAGGTCATGCAATGTTTTAAGGCAATTAATCTTTACTCCCAAGTTGgcaatttgttttttgtttggcTGAGGGCCTTCACAGTATATTCATCAATACTTTATACTTTAACAATACTTTACTCTGTGTACCtttattaaacttatttgtatatttttatatttaacttatttacatGTCCACATCCAGTTGGAATTAATGAACACCTGCTTTATATTGCAAtctaaaaaaactttaaaaacatgCTATCTGGTTCTCAGTAAAGAGCTCCTGAAGGAACAGACCTATGTTTACCTTGAGAATATTGTAAGAAATCTTCAGTTTCgcacataaaataaatctgctcCACAGCATGAAACAGCAACACTTGTACAATGTATACAACTTGAGTCTTTGGAGTCCCACCTTATTATTCAGCTGATGAGTCTTAAGGggttaaatgaaaaaaaaatcattattattgttattatttttattttttttttgagggggCATgctggcttagtggttagcctcgcacctccgggatTGGGGAtttgaatcccacctctgccctgtgtgtgtggagcttgcatgttctccctgtgctttgggggtttcctccaggtactctggtttcctccccagtccaaagacatgcattgtaggctgactggcatttacAAATTGTCCGtggggtgtgagtgtgtgtgcgattgcaTCCTGTGATGGGATGGCACCCTGGCCAAGGTGTCCCTGAAACAGGCtcccccacgaccctgtgtaggataagtggtacagagaatggatggatggaataatAACTTGAAATGCGTAACTATTGTATCTGCACAGTGATTACTTCACTTTCTAAGACTCCTTGTGTGAGTACATGCTTGACAAGGCAGGCAGCTGACTAAGAATGGATGAATGTTAGATCTTTGTCCCTCCTCATTCTACTCctgtttattatactgtatta includes these proteins:
- the atp5po gene encoding ATP synthase subunit O, mitochondrial, with the translated sequence MAALGLGLQVRQLSTSVVRPAAKLIKPPIQVYGVEGRYATALYSAASKQKSLEKVEQELGRVASLIKDPKLSSIVLNPHIKRSIKQKTVSDALNKAKLSPITVNLINVLADNGRLSLTSDVITAFGKMMSAHRGEVTCSVTTAQPLDEANLAELKVALNGFLAKGETIKLETKCDPSILGGMIVSIGDKYVDMSTKSKIQKLTKLIRET